In Leptospira congkakensis, the DNA window AAAAAATATTTTTGATCTATCTTGTTCTTCACTGAATTAGTGAAGGATCGGAAGTTAGTATTTTTCCCTGGATTGCTAAAAACAGAGATTCAAAAAAAATACTTTCATTCCGTACAAAGTTTTTGTTTACTCTTAAATCAAACAATAGCTTTCAAAATATGATCAAACAAACTTTTCATAGACTCTTTTCTTTTAGCATTCGTACCCAATTGATGATCTTTATTTTTTTGATTCTCAATTTAGTACTGGGTCCAATTTTTTACCTCGTCTATCAATCCGCTAAAAACCAAATCGTAAATCTTGGCGCAGAGTTATTTAAAACCTTAGCAACTGATTCCGTAGCTGTGATCGATTTGTTAAATGAAGATGTAAAAGCCGGAAAAATAAGTTTAGCGGATGCCCAAGAAAAGGCTAGGATCTATATTTTGGGACCGAAAGGTGCCGACGGCGTTCGCGACCTGTCCAAAGGAAAGATGTCTGCCAAATTGGATATGAGAGTTTGGGCCTCTCAACCGAATGGTGTTTTTACAATGAACCCTTTTAACATTGAAGGAGTGAATCTCTGGGATTACCAGGTCGACGGAAAATATACTGTTCGAGACACTTGGTCAAACAAGGAAAGAACCGGAAAAATTGTTTATGAATTATGGCAAGAGGGAAAGGAACCCACTCATTCTTGGATTGCTTATCAAATATATTATGAACCTTGGGATTGGATTGTTGGTTCCGGTGGTCGAGAGACCATTTTTTACGAAGAACGTCTTAAGTCACTTTCCTACTTATTTTTATTCGGAGCCATATTCGCTTCTGTCATTTCGTTAGTATTTTCCTATTTCTTTGCAGCAATTTTTGCACGGAAAATTGATCAGGTGAAGTCATTAATTGAAAAAGCACGAGAAGGTGATTTGACATCAAGTTCCACTAAAGTGTATCGAGATGAGATTGGTTCACTGCTTACTGATTTTGATCAAATGACAAATAGTTTACGTACTATGATTCAGGTTGTTTCACAATCTTCGAATGAGGTTCTAAAATCTGCTGACAAACTGATCGAAAGTGCAAATGGTTCTGCTAATGTAGCTGTTACGATTTCGGAATCAATGACACAAGTGCGAACTAACTCCAATACACAATTGGAAGCTTTCTCTGAAAATAAATCTGCAGTAGAAGAAAATACTCTTGCGATCACAAAAATTGCAGAGGCCACCTATGTCGTTTCGGAATTGTCAAATGGTGTTTTGGAAAAAGTGGAAGAAGGCCAAGACATTGTTAGGAAAACGATTCATCAGATGGAAGTCATCAATTCCTCAGTCAATGGAATTTCTTCGAGCATCAATACGCTTGGAGCGAATTCAAAAGCAATTGGGCAAATTGTTGAAACGATCAATCA includes these proteins:
- a CDS encoding methyl-accepting chemotaxis protein, producing MIKQTFHRLFSFSIRTQLMIFIFLILNLVLGPIFYLVYQSAKNQIVNLGAELFKTLATDSVAVIDLLNEDVKAGKISLADAQEKARIYILGPKGADGVRDLSKGKMSAKLDMRVWASQPNGVFTMNPFNIEGVNLWDYQVDGKYTVRDTWSNKERTGKIVYELWQEGKEPTHSWIAYQIYYEPWDWIVGSGGRETIFYEERLKSLSYLFLFGAIFASVISLVFSYFFAAIFARKIDQVKSLIEKAREGDLTSSSTKVYRDEIGSLLTDFDQMTNSLRTMIQVVSQSSNEVLKSADKLIESANGSANVAVTISESMTQVRTNSNTQLEAFSENKSAVEENTLAITKIAEATYVVSELSNGVLEKVEEGQDIVRKTIHQMEVINSSVNGISSSINTLGANSKAIGQIVETINQIASQTNLLALNAAIEAARAGEEGKGFAVVADEVRKLAERSERATRQISVIIDEIQKNTLESIQMMEKGNQDVGVGVEMVNVVGNTFQLIISAIKKVNDEIHGVSSTTEEISASTEELNANTVQLIELTNIINESTKEVSISSDSQLSEVSAVKEAANRLSELAKDLNQEIKKFKI